A region of Dermabacter vaginalis DNA encodes the following proteins:
- the tatC gene encoding twin-arginine translocase subunit TatC, with protein MAKKKKRPRDPEGRMSLGEHLAELRDRIFIVAVFVVLFSIAGWFLYYPLYEALAVPFRELKGLGYNVAINIGGVAGTFETHLRLAAYIGVALSIPVIVYQAWAFISLGLKKNEKRWALSFLFSSGPLFLAGAIFGYFAITRAIPILMTFGPNKEVLQLVEFRDYIELVVKTCMVFGIAFIYPVFLVALNIVGILPWRTILKGWRWAILLSFIFTAAMVPTPEPITLLLVTSPFLVLFFGAVLVAYILETRREKRLKKQTAFTESGEYIPSEIALPKSLDDAYADSHKDSGGSNDS; from the coding sequence GTGGCAAAAAAGAAGAAACGCCCCCGCGATCCGGAAGGGCGCATGAGTCTTGGCGAACACCTCGCCGAACTTCGTGACCGCATCTTCATCGTCGCGGTGTTCGTGGTCCTCTTCTCGATTGCCGGTTGGTTCCTTTACTACCCGCTATATGAGGCACTCGCCGTACCGTTCCGCGAACTCAAAGGCCTCGGGTATAACGTTGCGATCAACATCGGCGGTGTTGCCGGTACGTTCGAAACTCACTTGAGGCTCGCCGCCTACATCGGTGTCGCACTGAGCATCCCCGTGATCGTCTACCAAGCGTGGGCGTTCATTTCACTCGGTCTCAAAAAGAATGAGAAGCGCTGGGCACTGTCTTTCCTGTTCTCCTCGGGGCCGCTTTTTCTCGCCGGCGCGATCTTCGGATACTTCGCGATCACGCGCGCGATACCGATCCTCATGACCTTCGGGCCGAACAAGGAAGTTCTTCAGCTCGTGGAGTTCCGCGACTACATCGAGCTCGTCGTCAAAACCTGCATGGTGTTTGGGATTGCCTTCATCTACCCGGTGTTCCTTGTTGCGCTGAACATCGTGGGAATTCTCCCGTGGCGCACAATCCTCAAGGGATGGCGCTGGGCAATCCTCCTAAGCTTCATTTTCACCGCGGCTATGGTGCCTACCCCGGAGCCGATCACGCTTTTGCTCGTGACCTCGCCCTTCCTTGTCCTGTTCTTCGGTGCCGTCCTTGTGGCCTACATCCTTGAGACTCGGCGCGAAAAGCGGCTCAAGAAGCAAACGGCCTTCACGGAATCCGGCGAGTACATTCCGTCGGAGATCGCGCTTCCGAAGTCTCTCGACGACGCGTACGCCGACTCCCACAAGGATTCGGGTGGCTCGAACGACTCATGA
- a CDS encoding diacylglycerol/lipid kinase family protein produces the protein MNRLRVGVIANPYAAKRRAGTIDHDVCALLSVAGLSVVDLSAPDARTARRRARAVLDTLDALVVVGGDGTVALGASLVCGSRTRLGIVPAGSGNDLARALGLPLGDPDAAVRTIVSALARPEQRIDAIETHFEAEGKTESVIALGNLNMGFDAIVNARANRSRYGYTAAVARELLAYRPREYWVEIDCGARTEFEASLLTLCNSGYFGGGMKYCPSSRLDDGILELVSVAGIPRAGLVRFFPRVFSGTHASLEQYTFTRCTSLRIGSREPLEVCSDGESRSFLPLHARVLPGAVSILSPPLHDDETEEGTV, from the coding sequence ATGAACCGCCTGCGAGTCGGCGTGATCGCGAACCCATATGCGGCAAAGCGTCGAGCCGGCACCATCGATCATGATGTTTGCGCGCTTCTCAGCGTGGCTGGATTGTCGGTGGTCGATCTCTCCGCCCCCGATGCGCGCACAGCCCGGCGCCGTGCACGTGCGGTTCTCGACACGCTCGATGCGCTCGTAGTCGTGGGAGGAGACGGCACGGTCGCACTCGGCGCCTCTCTCGTGTGCGGGTCCCGCACACGACTCGGCATCGTCCCGGCCGGCTCGGGAAACGACCTGGCCCGTGCGCTCGGGCTTCCTCTTGGTGATCCCGACGCCGCCGTGCGCACCATCGTGTCCGCGCTTGCACGCCCTGAGCAACGCATCGACGCGATTGAGACCCACTTTGAAGCCGAGGGGAAAACCGAGAGCGTGATCGCCCTCGGCAACCTGAACATGGGTTTCGATGCCATCGTGAACGCACGCGCGAACCGCTCCCGCTACGGGTATACGGCTGCGGTTGCGCGCGAACTTCTCGCGTACAGGCCACGCGAGTACTGGGTTGAAATCGACTGTGGTGCCCGCACCGAGTTCGAAGCCTCACTTCTGACGCTCTGCAACTCGGGCTACTTCGGTGGGGGAATGAAATATTGCCCATCCTCGCGCCTTGATGACGGCATACTCGAACTGGTGAGCGTCGCGGGTATCCCGCGCGCTGGACTTGTGCGGTTTTTCCCTCGCGTTTTCTCCGGTACTCATGCGAGTCTCGAGCAATATACGTTCACGCGGTGCACGAGCCTGAGGATCGGCTCGCGCGAGCCGCTGGAGGTATGTAGCGATGGGGAGTCACGTTCGTTCCTCCCGCTTCACGCGCGGGTTTTGCCCGGGGCGGTGAGCATCCTGTCCCCACCCCTTCACGACGACGAGACAGAGGAAGGAACAGTATGA
- a CDS encoding DEAD/DEAH box helicase, producing MSEHTIANIREGFTGRFSFDLDPFQLNAMDALDRGSSVLVAAPTGAGKTIAGEYAVHRAIAHGVKVFYTTPIKALSNQKYQELVDWLGHEAVGLVTGDVNINSEAQVVVMTTEILRNMMYADSPTLHSLGYVVMDEVHYLADRMRGPVWEEIIIHLPRSVQLVALSATVSNVEEFGAWLEEVRGSTEVIVSERRPIPLWQHVLSDHELIDVFLDEDGQATPSHGPFTHRRYREVNPLLAEIGKDSWEKVPSDRRHGSNRRGRGRKHGRSGRRGYRDRRQDQRGHRRSSRHDQQMRPRAMSRADVVFLLEKKGMLPAIFFIFSRSGCDQAVSQLMRANVRLTDDAERSQIKEAFRAALGDVRADDYDALGIGRIERAAMNGLAAHHAGQLPAVKAVIEDLFARGLVKVVCATETLALGINMPARTVVLDKLTKFNGTEHAQITPGEYTQLTGRAGRRGIDVEGHAVVVVGSSVAAQDVAGLASTRTYKLRSAFRPTYNMAVNLLGRYSLEEAYETLESSFAQFHTDRSVVAQARKAREKHDVAEQYREAMHCSKGDIAEYADILEKISAREKELSRNRADKQRERTRSIVGKLRRGEIIAIPGGRRSGFAVVIDHEKTVKGPRVWVVTREGQLRDLYPEDFSASPMVLETMRVPSLDRIRSARVRKDTASALREKLRGEESPRKAVRARSTGKTANPNHDPLLVELREALRAHPCHHCEEREQHMRWISRYRKAAREAARAERTVTQRTSHLVRQFDRVRAVLEALGYVGEADAAGHVSVTSKGELLKRVYSERDLIVCEALDQGVLERLSPDALAAVASALSYEPRRDDGGSEDHDDRAVTRALYALSFLVDDINVQERRAGLEQTPAPHPGLCSAVYRWAHGEGFAQSVGNIPVAPGDFVRHVRQVIDLLDHLAHVPGEAHTGVAATARKARLQLLRGIVAQDM from the coding sequence ATGAGTGAGCACACGATCGCCAACATCCGCGAGGGCTTCACCGGGCGTTTCTCGTTTGACCTCGATCCCTTCCAGCTCAACGCCATGGACGCGCTCGATCGCGGAAGCTCTGTACTCGTCGCCGCACCTACCGGGGCTGGGAAGACCATCGCTGGGGAGTACGCGGTGCACCGCGCGATTGCCCACGGGGTCAAGGTGTTTTACACAACCCCCATCAAAGCGCTCAGCAACCAGAAATATCAGGAACTCGTCGACTGGCTTGGGCACGAAGCCGTGGGGCTCGTGACGGGTGACGTCAACATCAACTCCGAGGCACAGGTTGTGGTGATGACGACCGAGATCCTCCGCAACATGATGTATGCCGATTCCCCCACGCTTCACTCGCTCGGCTACGTCGTCATGGACGAGGTCCACTACCTCGCCGACCGCATGCGCGGACCCGTGTGGGAAGAGATCATCATCCACCTGCCCCGCAGCGTGCAGCTCGTGGCGCTTAGCGCGACAGTGTCCAATGTCGAAGAATTTGGCGCGTGGCTCGAGGAAGTTCGCGGAAGCACGGAGGTGATCGTCTCGGAGCGCCGGCCAATTCCGCTGTGGCAGCACGTTCTCAGCGATCACGAACTCATCGACGTGTTTCTCGACGAAGATGGCCAGGCGACGCCTTCGCACGGCCCCTTTACGCATAGACGCTACCGCGAGGTCAATCCCTTGCTTGCCGAGATCGGCAAGGACTCGTGGGAGAAGGTCCCCTCCGACCGCCGCCACGGATCCAACCGCCGCGGGCGGGGCCGCAAGCACGGAAGGTCGGGCCGGCGGGGGTATCGTGATCGGCGCCAGGACCAGCGCGGGCACCGACGTTCAAGTCGCCATGACCAGCAGATGCGTCCTCGCGCCATGAGCCGCGCGGATGTCGTTTTCCTCCTCGAGAAGAAGGGCATGCTTCCCGCCATCTTCTTCATTTTCTCCAGAAGCGGCTGCGATCAAGCCGTATCGCAACTCATGCGCGCGAACGTGCGTCTGACCGATGACGCGGAGCGTTCTCAGATTAAGGAAGCCTTTCGGGCCGCGCTCGGCGATGTGCGCGCGGATGACTACGACGCACTGGGGATCGGCAGAATCGAACGCGCAGCCATGAACGGACTCGCCGCTCACCACGCCGGGCAGCTTCCCGCGGTCAAAGCCGTGATTGAGGATCTCTTCGCGCGGGGCCTCGTCAAGGTCGTATGCGCAACGGAAACGCTCGCGCTCGGGATCAATATGCCCGCACGCACGGTCGTGCTCGACAAGCTCACAAAATTCAACGGCACAGAACATGCGCAGATCACCCCGGGCGAGTACACGCAGCTCACGGGGCGCGCAGGGCGCCGCGGTATTGACGTCGAGGGACATGCGGTGGTCGTGGTCGGATCCTCGGTAGCGGCCCAGGACGTCGCCGGGCTTGCCTCAACGCGCACGTACAAACTCCGCTCGGCATTCAGGCCCACCTACAACATGGCCGTCAACCTGCTCGGCCGCTACAGCCTCGAAGAGGCCTACGAAACGCTTGAAAGCAGTTTCGCGCAGTTTCACACAGACCGAAGCGTTGTCGCGCAAGCCCGCAAGGCGCGCGAAAAGCACGACGTGGCCGAGCAGTATCGCGAGGCGATGCATTGTTCGAAGGGCGATATCGCCGAATACGCGGACATCCTCGAAAAAATCTCCGCGAGAGAAAAGGAATTGAGCCGCAACCGTGCCGATAAACAGCGCGAGCGCACCCGTTCAATCGTTGGCAAACTTCGACGCGGCGAGATTATTGCGATCCCCGGCGGGCGCCGCTCGGGATTTGCCGTGGTGATCGACCACGAGAAAACCGTGAAGGGGCCACGAGTATGGGTCGTGACTCGGGAGGGGCAGCTCAGGGATCTCTACCCCGAGGATTTTTCCGCGAGTCCCATGGTTCTCGAAACAATGAGGGTCCCCTCCCTTGACCGCATACGAAGCGCTCGCGTACGTAAGGACACAGCCTCGGCACTGCGCGAAAAGCTTCGCGGTGAAGAGTCGCCCCGAAAGGCTGTGAGGGCCCGTTCAACGGGGAAAACGGCTAACCCCAACCACGATCCTCTTCTGGTAGAACTTCGCGAAGCACTGCGCGCACATCCGTGCCATCACTGCGAGGAGCGCGAGCAGCACATGCGATGGATTTCCCGCTATCGGAAGGCGGCACGCGAGGCGGCCCGTGCCGAGCGAACAGTCACCCAGCGCACTTCTCATCTTGTGCGGCAATTCGACCGCGTGAGGGCAGTTCTTGAAGCGCTCGGGTATGTGGGGGAGGCCGACGCCGCAGGGCACGTCAGCGTGACTTCGAAGGGCGAGCTACTGAAACGCGTCTATTCGGAGCGCGACCTTATCGTGTGCGAGGCTCTCGATCAAGGGGTCCTCGAGAGGCTCTCGCCGGACGCGCTTGCAGCGGTTGCGAGCGCCCTCAGCTACGAGCCTCGACGCGATGATGGCGGGAGCGAGGACCATGACGATCGCGCCGTCACCCGCGCCCTCTATGCCCTCTCCTTCCTCGTCGATGACATCAACGTTCAGGAAAGGCGAGCCGGGCTCGAGCAGACTCCCGCTCCACACCCTGGTCTGTGCTCGGCCGTGTACCGCTGGGCGCACGGGGAAGGATTCGCACAGTCGGTAGGCAATATTCCCGTGGCGCCCGGAGACTTTGTTCGCCACGTTCGGCAGGTCATCGACCTTCTTGACCATCTCGCTCACGTCCCGGGGGAGGCACACACGGGGGTTGCCGCAACCGCACGTAAGGCACGCCTTCAGCTTTTGCGCGGGATCGTGGCTCAAGATATGTAA
- the lnt gene encoding apolipoprotein N-acyltransferase: MKAKNSKAETETREILVPHFEGEKFTPPIFALVSAVIGGLLFHFAFDPYGLWGLLPLALGALFFASFTRRASVAFVSGLAFGISAFIPLFSWASIYAGLGPHLALAIFEALYIAVFSVLARFILVRRGIRFSSSVGIACLWAITEFARASVPWGGLSWAMSAFAYADSPLLNFGPWLGVTGIGAISGLLGAYALSTVGALTFRRARGRNGVHAVWPASVAIIIVLCALVTPRPANSVDAGHHSLRVAGIQGNIERPKAGSYYIPDTMFDNHVEQTRDFLAGGGHARLIVWPEDSTGWDVQNNHERMATLQQLARDAGAPLLVGTQSPDGEKARMNTSILLDAEGPTGQEYTKRHPVPFGEYIPQREFFSKITDKVSLVERDMTPGTQVGVLDLSGTEVGVLICFEIAYEQSVADTVNAGAELLVVQSNNALFLDSHESVQQLAQAKVFAVISGRSVVHISTVGDSAIYTPEGRKLASLDHWTEGTMVADVPVRTGLTPAMEHGAVIRGIIAALAGVVLLASLLAPPRTIKERRSRP, translated from the coding sequence GTGAAGGCTAAGAACAGCAAAGCCGAAACTGAGACCCGCGAAATCCTCGTACCCCATTTCGAGGGCGAAAAGTTTACGCCCCCAATTTTTGCCCTCGTGAGCGCGGTGATTGGTGGTCTCCTGTTCCACTTCGCGTTTGATCCCTATGGCCTGTGGGGCCTTTTGCCGCTTGCTCTCGGCGCCCTCTTTTTTGCGTCGTTTACGCGACGCGCGAGCGTGGCGTTCGTGAGTGGTCTTGCCTTCGGAATCAGCGCTTTCATCCCTCTTTTCTCATGGGCGAGTATCTACGCCGGGCTTGGTCCGCATCTCGCACTCGCCATCTTCGAGGCTCTGTATATCGCCGTGTTCAGCGTGCTCGCACGGTTTATTCTCGTGCGCCGGGGTATCCGTTTCTCGAGCAGTGTGGGTATTGCCTGCCTGTGGGCGATCACGGAGTTTGCCCGCGCAAGCGTGCCGTGGGGCGGGCTCTCCTGGGCAATGAGTGCCTTTGCCTACGCCGATTCCCCGCTCTTGAATTTCGGACCGTGGCTCGGGGTGACGGGGATCGGGGCCATCTCAGGTTTGCTTGGCGCCTATGCTCTCAGCACCGTGGGTGCACTGACGTTCCGCCGCGCACGCGGCCGCAACGGGGTGCACGCCGTGTGGCCAGCCTCCGTGGCCATCATCATCGTGCTATGCGCGCTCGTGACGCCCAGGCCGGCCAACTCTGTGGATGCAGGCCATCATTCGCTTCGGGTCGCCGGGATTCAAGGAAACATCGAACGTCCCAAAGCCGGTTCTTACTACATTCCCGACACGATGTTCGACAACCACGTCGAGCAAACGCGCGACTTTCTTGCGGGCGGAGGTCATGCACGGCTCATCGTGTGGCCAGAGGATTCAACCGGCTGGGATGTGCAAAACAACCATGAGCGCATGGCCACTCTTCAACAGCTCGCACGTGACGCTGGTGCTCCCCTTCTCGTTGGCACACAGAGCCCTGATGGGGAAAAGGCCCGCATGAACACCTCGATTCTTCTTGACGCCGAGGGACCCACTGGCCAGGAATACACGAAACGACACCCGGTTCCCTTCGGGGAATACATTCCGCAGCGTGAATTTTTCTCGAAGATTACCGACAAGGTTTCGCTGGTGGAGCGGGATATGACCCCGGGCACCCAGGTCGGAGTGCTCGACCTTTCAGGCACCGAGGTAGGCGTACTCATTTGCTTTGAAATCGCCTATGAGCAGAGCGTCGCCGATACCGTCAACGCGGGCGCTGAGCTGCTCGTCGTACAGTCCAACAACGCCCTCTTCCTCGACTCCCACGAGTCCGTCCAGCAACTCGCACAGGCCAAGGTATTCGCCGTTATTTCTGGCCGGAGCGTCGTTCATATTTCTACCGTCGGAGATTCCGCTATCTACACCCCTGAAGGGCGGAAACTCGCAAGCCTCGACCACTGGACCGAGGGGACCATGGTTGCCGACGTCCCCGTGCGTACGGGTCTCACTCCCGCGATGGAACACGGAGCCGTGATCAGAGGAATCATCGCGGCCCTTGCCGGCGTTGTTCTTCTTGCAAGTCTCCTCGCTCCGCCGCGCACGATCAAAGAAAGGCGCTCACGCCCGTGA
- a CDS encoding polyprenol monophosphomannose synthase produces the protein MTTLVIIPTYNEIDALPPTLTRLRDAEPQAHVLVVDDASPDGTGEWAEQMSTNDDHVHVLHRTDKGGLGPAYLAGFAWGLEHGYDVLCEMDADSSHRPEQLGTLLTALDRGADLAIGSRWVTGGAVHNWPLNRELLSRGANTYVNLALGLGVNDATAGFRAFRADVLETVLAGESIASQGYCFQVDMTRRVRAEGFVIREIPIDFDEREYGESKMSSAIIREAMLRVTQWGLEHRLSQARRFVKAGAR, from the coding sequence GTGACCACGCTCGTGATCATTCCTACCTATAACGAAATCGACGCGCTCCCGCCGACTCTGACACGGCTGCGGGATGCCGAACCACAGGCTCACGTCCTCGTTGTCGACGATGCTTCACCCGACGGCACGGGAGAGTGGGCCGAGCAGATGTCAACCAACGATGACCACGTGCATGTTCTCCATCGCACCGACAAAGGTGGACTCGGCCCGGCGTATCTCGCTGGTTTCGCGTGGGGACTCGAGCACGGCTACGACGTCTTGTGCGAGATGGACGCCGATTCTTCCCATCGGCCCGAGCAGCTCGGCACCCTCCTCACCGCGCTCGATCGCGGTGCCGATCTCGCGATCGGATCACGCTGGGTCACCGGCGGGGCCGTGCACAATTGGCCCCTGAACCGCGAGTTGCTGTCACGGGGCGCCAATACCTACGTGAATCTTGCCCTCGGTCTCGGGGTGAATGACGCAACGGCAGGCTTCCGCGCGTTTCGTGCTGACGTTCTCGAGACCGTCCTTGCGGGTGAATCTATTGCAAGCCAAGGCTATTGCTTCCAGGTCGATATGACTCGCAGGGTTCGCGCTGAGGGTTTTGTCATCCGCGAAATTCCCATCGACTTTGACGAGCGAGAATACGGAGAATCAAAGATGAGTTCCGCGATCATTCGCGAAGCTATGCTCCGCGTGACGCAGTGGGGCCTTGAGCACCGCCTCTCGCAGGCTCGTAGGTTCGTGAAAGCAGGTGCCCGATGA
- a CDS encoding FxsA family protein, whose amino-acid sequence MNTSQKTRSIPAWALPVGAILLGILEIALLIWIGSATRWWIPLLLIALGWVVGFALVLSAGQQSITRIISLWRAATGRGERKKHLSRPAFTLISAVLFFFPGVLTDIAGLILLLTPVQEKTLTSMGLGAGSSPRRFLFTSHGGAAIESEIVIDTTSQASEPPRGAYQGGSSHVSGDTPQIDTSDRTRRDGHDHRDGKTPPPYEGDVL is encoded by the coding sequence ATGAACACCTCTCAGAAAACTCGCTCGATTCCCGCTTGGGCGCTGCCGGTCGGTGCCATCCTCCTTGGGATCCTCGAAATTGCGCTCCTCATCTGGATCGGTTCAGCCACGCGCTGGTGGATCCCACTGCTTCTTATCGCGCTCGGCTGGGTCGTGGGGTTCGCACTCGTGCTTTCCGCGGGCCAGCAATCGATCACACGCATCATTTCTCTATGGCGTGCCGCAACGGGGCGAGGGGAGCGCAAGAAGCATCTTTCGCGCCCCGCGTTCACCCTCATTTCCGCCGTGCTTTTCTTCTTTCCCGGCGTCCTCACTGACATCGCGGGCCTCATACTTCTCCTCACCCCCGTGCAGGAAAAGACCCTCACCTCAATGGGGCTCGGTGCTGGTTCCTCTCCACGACGATTCCTCTTCACCTCTCATGGTGGGGCGGCTATCGAGAGTGAAATCGTGATCGATACAACCTCGCAGGCGTCGGAGCCGCCAAGGGGTGCATACCAGGGCGGTTCCTCCCACGTGAGCGGAGATACTCCCCAGATCGACACGAGCGATCGCACGCGACGCGACGGCCACGATCACCGAGACGGAAAAACGCCGCCCCCTTACGAGGGCGACGTTCTCTAA
- a CDS encoding RNA polymerase-binding protein RbpA codes for MNSRSLRGTRLGSLSMETDDGVLAAPRQEAKYDCPNKHIIILPFSVEADVPLVWECRCGETAVLRDHEKPEGKPGKPQRTHWDMLLERRSEEELQELLDKRLELLRAGKLHSNRHFL; via the coding sequence ATGAACTCTCGCTCACTGCGAGGCACCCGACTCGGTTCGCTTTCGATGGAAACGGATGACGGCGTTCTCGCTGCTCCGCGCCAAGAAGCGAAGTACGACTGCCCCAATAAGCACATCATCATTCTCCCCTTCTCGGTTGAGGCTGATGTGCCCCTCGTGTGGGAGTGCCGTTGCGGCGAGACCGCTGTCCTTCGCGACCACGAAAAGCCTGAGGGGAAGCCCGGTAAGCCTCAGCGCACGCACTGGGACATGCTTCTCGAACGTCGCTCGGAGGAAGAACTCCAGGAGCTTCTCGATAAGCGCCTCGAGTTGCTGCGCGCCGGCAAGCTCCACTCGAACCGCCACTTCCTGTAG
- a CDS encoding glycerophosphodiester phosphodiesterase family protein: MSEMERRYFSGPLPRAIAHRGFAPHGGENTLEAFEAALAQGADVLETDVRASSDGVALTIHDASLSRIAQGDPRAVAETSWTELSSLRVQGAGTVTRLEDALDAFSDVPFNIDVKSARAIAPTVAAIARTGAGRRVCLTSFDPAVAREVVALARRQCGRPVMASASRSTVAAFLASSSLGVERLNARILAPYAALQVPIRFRGIKVITPRFVAAAHRAGCEVHAWTIDEEPTMHALLDMGVDGIVSNRVDRLVKVREARAARRTGPGGEYRPRPKR; the protein is encoded by the coding sequence ATGAGTGAGATGGAGCGTCGATATTTTTCGGGCCCACTCCCCCGTGCCATCGCACACCGCGGCTTTGCCCCTCACGGCGGGGAAAATACTCTCGAAGCATTTGAAGCGGCGCTCGCGCAAGGAGCCGACGTACTCGAGACCGACGTTCGCGCCAGTAGCGACGGCGTGGCGCTCACCATTCACGACGCGAGTCTTTCTCGTATCGCCCAGGGAGACCCTCGAGCCGTAGCTGAAACGTCCTGGACAGAGCTTAGTTCCTTGCGCGTTCAAGGCGCAGGAACGGTGACTCGGCTTGAAGATGCCCTGGACGCCTTTTCGGATGTACCCTTCAACATCGATGTGAAAAGCGCTCGCGCAATTGCGCCAACGGTGGCGGCCATTGCGAGAACGGGAGCTGGGCGTCGCGTGTGCCTCACGAGCTTCGACCCTGCGGTCGCGCGTGAGGTTGTCGCACTGGCGCGCCGGCAGTGCGGGCGTCCAGTGATGGCGAGTGCGTCCCGCTCTACCGTGGCTGCCTTTCTCGCGTCGTCCAGCCTTGGTGTCGAGCGCCTGAACGCAAGAATTCTCGCGCCTTACGCAGCGCTCCAAGTCCCCATTCGTTTCAGGGGGATCAAGGTCATCACTCCACGCTTTGTTGCTGCCGCTCACCGCGCCGGATGCGAGGTGCACGCGTGGACGATCGATGAGGAACCGACCATGCACGCACTGCTGGACATGGGGGTGGATGGTATCGTAAGTAACCGTGTTGATCGGCTCGTGAAGGTTCGCGAGGCCCGTGCCGCACGCCGCACGGGACCTGGAGGGGAATATCGCCCCCGGCCGAAGCGTTGA
- a CDS encoding SURF1 family protein, whose protein sequence is MRGANLRVVVTWRWALALLFVLLATLTCVRLGIWQWHRFEEKNARADVIEQHYDAEPIPLADAPASARTKLAASDDYTVVKARGHYCAEPECVLYVRNRVQGSSVGFWQLVPFKAVSGQTLLVVRGWVVAGQTDSVPSTRPDVPSGEVELVARLRPTEPRLTDRPQVEGQLHSVNAPDVVSQAPGLTQVLEGTYGEAVRENGTAPEGLAGLSKPETSIGPHLSYAFQWWIFSVFFLLGFVVAVRRTLRDEAEEREAEPDTSSAPGAPGGQASPSAHGRLHRYGSTRGGHHRSRGTDEDEEDSLLEERQE, encoded by the coding sequence GTGAGGGGTGCGAATCTGCGCGTCGTCGTCACGTGGCGCTGGGCGCTCGCCCTTCTTTTTGTCCTCCTTGCTACTTTGACGTGCGTGCGCCTCGGGATCTGGCAGTGGCATCGGTTCGAGGAAAAGAACGCCCGTGCGGACGTGATCGAACAGCACTACGATGCCGAGCCGATTCCCCTTGCCGACGCTCCAGCCTCGGCACGGACGAAGCTTGCAGCGAGTGACGATTACACGGTTGTGAAAGCTCGCGGTCACTATTGCGCGGAGCCTGAATGCGTGCTCTACGTTCGAAACCGCGTGCAAGGCTCAAGCGTGGGTTTTTGGCAGCTCGTGCCTTTTAAGGCGGTATCGGGGCAGACCCTTCTCGTGGTGCGAGGGTGGGTTGTCGCGGGGCAGACGGATTCGGTTCCCTCGACGCGCCCCGATGTTCCGAGCGGCGAGGTGGAGCTTGTCGCCCGGCTGAGGCCCACAGAGCCGCGCCTTACAGACAGGCCTCAGGTCGAAGGGCAGCTTCATTCCGTGAACGCCCCCGATGTCGTTTCACAAGCGCCAGGGCTCACCCAGGTCCTCGAAGGCACGTACGGCGAGGCCGTGCGCGAAAACGGTACCGCGCCGGAAGGTCTTGCCGGCCTTAGCAAACCCGAGACGTCGATTGGACCCCACCTCTCGTACGCGTTCCAATGGTGGATCTTTTCGGTGTTCTTCCTCCTCGGCTTTGTGGTCGCGGTGCGTCGTACACTGCGCGATGAGGCCGAAGAAAGAGAAGCGGAGCCCGACACTTCCTCAGCGCCCGGGGCACCCGGGGGTCAGGCGTCGCCTTCCGCACACGGACGGTTGCATCGCTACGGTTCTACTCGCGGGGGCCACCACAGGTCTCGTGGGACCGACGAGGACGAGGAAGATTCGCTTCTCGAAGAAAGGCAAGAGTGA
- a CDS encoding DUF3099 domain-containing protein produces MPSERLESSFPPASDHTSFSTPPAAIPVARSVDVSRRSRTYIVAMAIRMVCLVLLIIVPGAWKLAALIGAVILPLFAVLVANDQAVPTSATGVQSHDSQPAPFVLTAEASQPFITVDDDGTVRETWGGEHL; encoded by the coding sequence ATGCCCTCTGAGCGCCTCGAAAGCTCTTTTCCACCCGCGAGTGACCACACGTCGTTTTCGACCCCTCCCGCGGCCATTCCCGTTGCCCGATCGGTTGATGTTTCGCGCCGTTCGCGCACCTACATCGTGGCAATGGCGATCCGCATGGTGTGTCTCGTGCTTCTCATCATCGTGCCTGGCGCGTGGAAGCTCGCCGCGCTGATCGGCGCGGTCATTCTCCCTCTTTTTGCAGTGCTCGTCGCCAACGATCAAGCAGTTCCTACTAGCGCTACGGGAGTTCAGAGTCACGACTCGCAACCTGCGCCTTTCGTTCTCACCGCGGAGGCCTCACAGCCGTTTATCACGGTTGATGACGATGGCACGGTGCGCGAGACCTGGGGTGGTGAGCACCTGTGA